Proteins from one Thalassophryne amazonica chromosome 20, fThaAma1.1, whole genome shotgun sequence genomic window:
- the LOC117501424 gene encoding type-4 ice-structuring protein LS-12-like produces MKFSLVAVLVVLALAQGSLAQDALDVDKITQYFNEWKEKLSQQLSAPVDVQQFADNAQTIMNEKKVQLDKMVADMTEQMKAKLAELENQFKPQAENVQAKLQAMAATIQTQMEALIQKVTDQTHAITN; encoded by the exons ATGAAGTTCTCTCTCGTCGCAGTACTTGTTGTGCTCGCCCTTGCACAAG GAAGTCTGGCCCAAGATGCATTAGACGTCGACAAAATTACCCAGTACTTCAATGAATGGAAAGAAAAACTCTCTCAGCAGCTGTCAGCACCTGTCGATGTACAGCAATTTGCAGACAATGCTCA GACCATCATGAACGAAAAAAAAGTCCAACTGGACAAAATGGTTGCTGACATGACGGAGCAGATGAAAGCTAAACTCGCGGAGCTTGAAAATCAGTTCAAACCTCAAGCTGAAAACGTGCAGGCCAAACTGCAAGCAATGGCTGCAACCATCCAAACCCAGATGGAAGCCCTCATCCAGAAAGTAACAGACCAAACCCATGCAATTACCAATTAA
- the LOC117501404 gene encoding polyadenylate-binding protein 1A-like isoform X2, which translates to MNPAAPSYPMASLYVGDLHQDVTEAMLYEKFSPAGAILSIRVCRDMITRRSLGYAYVNFQQPADAERALDTMNFDVIKGRPVRIMWSQRDPSLRKSGVGNIFIKNLDKSIDNKALYDTFSAFGNILSCKVVCDDNGSKGYGFVHFETQEAAERAIEKMNGMLLNDRKVFVGRFKSRKEREAELGARAKEFTNVYIKNFGDDMDDEKLRELFGNAMSIRVMTDDNGKSRGFGFVSFEKHEDAQKAVDEMNGKELNGKLIYVGRAQKKVERQTELKRKFEQMKQDRMTRYQGVNLYVKNLDDGIDDERLRKEFSPFGTITSAKVMMEGGRSKGFGFVCFSSPEEATKAVTEMNGRIVATKPLYVALAQRKEERQAHLTNQYMQRMASVRAVPNPVINPYQPAPPSGYFMAAIPQAQNRAAYYPAAGQMAQLRPSPRWTTQGVRPQHFQSMPGTMRPSAPRPQTFSAIRPASQVPRVMSAQRIATQTMGPRPASAPTAAAPVRSVTQYKYAAGVRNSQQHMTAQTPVSIQQPAVHVQGQEPLTASMLAAAPPQEQKQMLGERLFPLIQNMHPSLAGKITGMLLEIDNSELLHMLESPESLRSKVDEAVAVLQAHQAKEAAQKTVSNSAVVQSV; encoded by the exons ATGAACCCAGCTGCTCCAAGTTACCCCATGGCCTCGCTCTATGTTGGCGACCTGCATCAGGATGTAACCGAGGCCATGCTGTACGAGAAATTCAGCCCAGCTGGAGCCATCCTGTCGATCCGTGTGTGCAGGGACATGATCACCCGGCGATCCCTTGGATACGCTTATGTTAACTTCCAACAACCGGCAGACG ctgagcGTGCACTGGACACCATGAACTTTGACGTGATCAAGGGGCGGCCTGTGCGCATCATGTGGTCCCAGAGAGATCCTTCACTGAGAAAGAGCGGCGTTGGAAACATCTTCATCAAGAACCTTGACAAATCTATCGACAATAAGGCCCTCTATGACACTTTCTCTGCTTTCGGAAATATTTTGTCTTGCAAG GTGGTCTGTGATGACAATGGCTCTAAGGGCTACGGTTTTGTACATTTTGAGACTCAGGAGGCTGCTGAACGAGCCATTGAGAAAATGAATGGCATGTTGCTCAATGACCGAAAAGT ATTTGTTGGTCGCTTCAAATCTCGCAAAGAGCGCGAAGCTGAGCTGGGTGCCAGAGCCAAGGAGTTCACAAATGTCTACATTAAAAATTTTGGCGACGACATGGACGATGAGAAGCTAAGGGAACTCTTCG GAAACGCCATGAGTATTCGAGTCATGACAGACGACAACGGAAAGTCCAGAGGCTTTGGGTTTGTCAGCTTTGAGAAGCATGAGGACGCCCAAAAG GCAGTGGACGAAATGAACGGGAAAGAGTTGAACGGCAAACTCATCTACGTCGGCCGCGCCCAGAAGAAGGTCGAGCGACAGACTGAGCTCAAGCGCAAATTTGAACAAATGAAGCAGGACCGCATGACTCGCTACCAG GGTGTTAACTTGTACGTGAAAAACCTGGATGATGGAATTGATGACGAACGCTTGCGAAAGGAGTTCTCACCATTTGGTACCATAACTAGTGCCAAG GTCATGATGGAAGGTGGGCGCAGCAAAGGGTTTGGCtttgtctgcttctcgtccccagAAGAGGCCACTAAAGCCGTCACCGAAATGAATGGCCGCATTGTAGCCACAAAGCCTCTTTATGTGGCCCTGGCCCAGCGGAAAGAGGAGCGACAAGCCCACCTGACTAATCAGTACATGCAGCGCATGGCCAGTGTTCGTGCGGTGCCAAACCCAGTTATCAACCCTTACCAGCCGGCTCCTCCCTCTGGCTACTTCATGGCAGCCATACCCCAGGCTCAGAACCGTGCCGCTTACTACCCAGCTGCAGGTCAGATGGCTCAGCTGCGCCCGAGTCCACGCTGGACCACCCAAGGGGTCCGGCCGCAAC ATTTCCAGAGTATGCCGGGTACAATGCGTCCCTCAGCACCACGCCCTCAGACCTTCAGTGCCATCAGACCGGCCTCGCAGGTTCCCCGCGTGATGTCCGCGCAGCGCATCG CCACTCAGACCATGGGGCCCCGCCCAGCCAGCGCGCCCACAGCAGCTGCTCCCGTACGCAGCGTTACCCAGTACAAGTATGCTGCAGGAGTCCGCAATTCCCAGCAGCACATGACCGCTCAGACTCCAGTCTCCATTCAGCAG CCTGCTGTTCACGTTCAGGGACAGGAACCTCTGACCGCCTCCATGCTGGCTGCAGCGCCACCGCAGGAGCAGAAGCAGATGCTGG GTGAGCGGCTGTTTCCCCTCATCCAGAACATGCATCCAAGCCTGGCAGGGAAGATCACCGGCATGCTGCTGGAGATTGATAACTCTGAGCTGCTCCACATGCTCGAGTCTCCAGAGTCTCTCCGCTCAAAG GTGGACGAGGCCGTGGCTGTGCTTCAGGCTCATCAGGCCAAGGAAGCTGCCCAGAAGACTGTGTCGAATTCAGCTGTTGTCCAAAGTGTCTGA
- the LOC117501404 gene encoding polyadenylate-binding protein 1A-like isoform X1, whose protein sequence is MNPAAPSYPMASLYVGDLHQDVTEAMLYEKFSPAGAILSIRVCRDMITRRSLGYAYVNFQQPADAERALDTMNFDVIKGRPVRIMWSQRDPSLRKSGVGNIFIKNLDKSIDNKALYDTFSAFGNILSCKVVCDDNGSKGYGFVHFETQEAAERAIEKMNGMLLNDRKVFVGRFKSRKEREAELGARAKEFTNVYIKNFGDDMDDEKLRELFGKYGNAMSIRVMTDDNGKSRGFGFVSFEKHEDAQKAVDEMNGKELNGKLIYVGRAQKKVERQTELKRKFEQMKQDRMTRYQGVNLYVKNLDDGIDDERLRKEFSPFGTITSAKVMMEGGRSKGFGFVCFSSPEEATKAVTEMNGRIVATKPLYVALAQRKEERQAHLTNQYMQRMASVRAVPNPVINPYQPAPPSGYFMAAIPQAQNRAAYYPAAGQMAQLRPSPRWTTQGVRPQHFQSMPGTMRPSAPRPQTFSAIRPASQVPRVMSAQRIATQTMGPRPASAPTAAAPVRSVTQYKYAAGVRNSQQHMTAQTPVSIQQPAVHVQGQEPLTASMLAAAPPQEQKQMLGERLFPLIQNMHPSLAGKITGMLLEIDNSELLHMLESPESLRSKVDEAVAVLQAHQAKEAAQKTVSNSAVVQSV, encoded by the exons ATGAACCCAGCTGCTCCAAGTTACCCCATGGCCTCGCTCTATGTTGGCGACCTGCATCAGGATGTAACCGAGGCCATGCTGTACGAGAAATTCAGCCCAGCTGGAGCCATCCTGTCGATCCGTGTGTGCAGGGACATGATCACCCGGCGATCCCTTGGATACGCTTATGTTAACTTCCAACAACCGGCAGACG ctgagcGTGCACTGGACACCATGAACTTTGACGTGATCAAGGGGCGGCCTGTGCGCATCATGTGGTCCCAGAGAGATCCTTCACTGAGAAAGAGCGGCGTTGGAAACATCTTCATCAAGAACCTTGACAAATCTATCGACAATAAGGCCCTCTATGACACTTTCTCTGCTTTCGGAAATATTTTGTCTTGCAAG GTGGTCTGTGATGACAATGGCTCTAAGGGCTACGGTTTTGTACATTTTGAGACTCAGGAGGCTGCTGAACGAGCCATTGAGAAAATGAATGGCATGTTGCTCAATGACCGAAAAGT ATTTGTTGGTCGCTTCAAATCTCGCAAAGAGCGCGAAGCTGAGCTGGGTGCCAGAGCCAAGGAGTTCACAAATGTCTACATTAAAAATTTTGGCGACGACATGGACGATGAGAAGCTAAGGGAACTCTTCGGTAAATATG GAAACGCCATGAGTATTCGAGTCATGACAGACGACAACGGAAAGTCCAGAGGCTTTGGGTTTGTCAGCTTTGAGAAGCATGAGGACGCCCAAAAG GCAGTGGACGAAATGAACGGGAAAGAGTTGAACGGCAAACTCATCTACGTCGGCCGCGCCCAGAAGAAGGTCGAGCGACAGACTGAGCTCAAGCGCAAATTTGAACAAATGAAGCAGGACCGCATGACTCGCTACCAG GGTGTTAACTTGTACGTGAAAAACCTGGATGATGGAATTGATGACGAACGCTTGCGAAAGGAGTTCTCACCATTTGGTACCATAACTAGTGCCAAG GTCATGATGGAAGGTGGGCGCAGCAAAGGGTTTGGCtttgtctgcttctcgtccccagAAGAGGCCACTAAAGCCGTCACCGAAATGAATGGCCGCATTGTAGCCACAAAGCCTCTTTATGTGGCCCTGGCCCAGCGGAAAGAGGAGCGACAAGCCCACCTGACTAATCAGTACATGCAGCGCATGGCCAGTGTTCGTGCGGTGCCAAACCCAGTTATCAACCCTTACCAGCCGGCTCCTCCCTCTGGCTACTTCATGGCAGCCATACCCCAGGCTCAGAACCGTGCCGCTTACTACCCAGCTGCAGGTCAGATGGCTCAGCTGCGCCCGAGTCCACGCTGGACCACCCAAGGGGTCCGGCCGCAAC ATTTCCAGAGTATGCCGGGTACAATGCGTCCCTCAGCACCACGCCCTCAGACCTTCAGTGCCATCAGACCGGCCTCGCAGGTTCCCCGCGTGATGTCCGCGCAGCGCATCG CCACTCAGACCATGGGGCCCCGCCCAGCCAGCGCGCCCACAGCAGCTGCTCCCGTACGCAGCGTTACCCAGTACAAGTATGCTGCAGGAGTCCGCAATTCCCAGCAGCACATGACCGCTCAGACTCCAGTCTCCATTCAGCAG CCTGCTGTTCACGTTCAGGGACAGGAACCTCTGACCGCCTCCATGCTGGCTGCAGCGCCACCGCAGGAGCAGAAGCAGATGCTGG GTGAGCGGCTGTTTCCCCTCATCCAGAACATGCATCCAAGCCTGGCAGGGAAGATCACCGGCATGCTGCTGGAGATTGATAACTCTGAGCTGCTCCACATGCTCGAGTCTCCAGAGTCTCTCCGCTCAAAG GTGGACGAGGCCGTGGCTGTGCTTCAGGCTCATCAGGCCAAGGAAGCTGCCCAGAAGACTGTGTCGAATTCAGCTGTTGTCCAAAGTGTCTGA